In Arachis stenosperma cultivar V10309 chromosome 1, arast.V10309.gnm1.PFL2, whole genome shotgun sequence, one DNA window encodes the following:
- the LOC130977552 gene encoding uncharacterized protein LOC130977552 codes for MASEESFVVLVHHRGSIKRKIRSGVKFTDKDPLCIIVRPTTRYEDLVSSVLLKLGLEGVKRVKKFFYQIPITVLQETVKYDCFTIGSDEDLQVMFHCRRQFPELGGSNRNTTTLATVAGSSSRPAVASSSVPAYEPPVQPVASPSFAVDLNGSVGDEVGEGEYLRTSLQCAVPAWVGDGFLDDPEDDDVEPDMIADDSGDDVGASEPAGAGGGSSSGTQQYPPHFPLWTWMP; via the exons atggctagtgaggagagtttCGTGGTGTTGGTTCACCACAGAGGATCTATTAAGAGGAAAATTCGTTCCGGTGTGAAGTTCACTGATAAGGATCCTCTCTGTATTATCGTCAGGCCTACGACGAGGTATGAGGACCTTGTTAGCTCTGTACTGCTAAAACTTGGTCTAGAAGGTGTGAAACGGGTTAAGAagtttttttatcaaattccaATCACGGTGCTCCAAGAAACTGTGAAGTACGATTGTTTCACAATCGGGAGTGATGAGGACTTGCAGGTCATGTTTCATTGTCGCCGGCAGTTTCCAGAG CTCGGGGGTTCGAACCGAAATACCACCACTTTAGCCACGGTAGCCGGTTCTAGCTCCAGACCAGCCGTTGCATCTTCCTCCGTCCCTGCGTACGAGCCACCCGTCCAACCTGTTGCCTCCCCTTCATTCGCTGTTGATCTCAACGGCAGTGTAGGTGACGAGGTCGGAGAAGGGGAATATCTGCGGACCTCTTTACAGTGTGCTGTACCGGCTTGGGTTGGAGATGGATTCTTGGATGATCCAGAGGACGATGATGTCGAGCCGGATATGATTGCTGATGACAGTGGCGATGATGTTGGAGCAAGTGAGCCTGCTGGGGCGGGCGGTGGTTCTAGCTCTGGCACGCAGCAGTACCCTCCACATTTTCCTCTTTGGACTTGGATGCCATGA